In one Amia ocellicauda isolate fAmiCal2 chromosome 2, fAmiCal2.hap1, whole genome shotgun sequence genomic region, the following are encoded:
- the lpin2 gene encoding phosphatidate phosphatase LPIN2 isoform X2 gives MNYVGQLAGQVLVTVKELYKGINQATLSGCIDVVVVQQRDGSYQCSPFHVRFGKLGVLRSKEKVIDIEINGEPAELHMKLGDNGEAFFVQETEKKNEIVPAHLATSPIPTEEQMFWNLEKHLASSGMEDRQAQISENSTNKSMDTESLVLNIGSVKKKKRRRKKHRADQRKEDQTPVPGNEEIFEMDLSSDEEQTPHHSRGSSFTPAKDIDYKQPLILHSLDSYPFSDGDWSPSDSMALSQLCSPKSDSELVVKPSENLLRAESHMQWIWGEFPESTRVSKKEKCEPLKTVTITPSENTHFRVILSSDAMGEEGEQQQAVVDTVCTIVKPQPISPGPAAVVSVTASLQENSSGSSAAVVEQVGDLADIVTEIKPFSKSDSPSKKKGVRKRSQHQGPEDIYLDDLNVLEPDVVARYFPKSESDPGSKHWLESETRSGSQSPQSVGSAAADSGTECLSDSAIDLPDVTLSLCGGLSENSEISKEKFMEHIITYYEFAENPGIIDNPNLVVRIANRYYNWTLAAPMILSLQAFQKNLPKTTEEAWVKEKMPKKSGRWWFWRKRADSTVKQSEAKLETPESQSGITPSLTQENPSQRSKREDSSSDEESKEIKNASLKDMGQPESLGQANTTSYKKSLRLSSDQIASLKLKEGPNDVVFSITTQYQGTCRCEGTIYLWNWDDKVIISDIDGTITKSDALGQILPQLGKDWTHQGIAKLYHSVHENGYKFLYCSARAIGMADMTRGYLHWVNDRGTILPRGPLMLSPSSLFSAFHREVIEKKPEKFKIECLTDIKNLFHPNKQPFYAAFGNRPNDVFAYKQVGVPVCRIFTVNPKGELIQEQTKGNKSSYSRLSELVEHVFPLLNKEQSSAFTFPEFSSFCFWRQPIAEINVEDLV, from the exons ATGAACTACGTGGGTCAGCTGGCTGGCCAAGTGTTGGTGACGGTGAAGGAGCTGTACAAAGGCATCAACCAGGCCACCCTGTCCGGCTGCATTGACGTTGTCGTCGTCCAACAGAGAGATGGCTCTTACCAGTGCTCCCCTTTTCATGTGCGTTTTGGAAAGCTGGGGGTCCTGCGCTCCAAGGAGAAAGTG ATTGACATAGAGATTAATGGCGAACCTGCTGAGCTTCACATGAAACTGGGTGACAATGGAGAGGCATTCTTCGTACAAGAAacggaaaagaaaaat GAGATTGTTCCAGCTCACCTGGCGACCTCCCCAATCCCAACTGAGGAGCAGATGTTCTGGAACCTAGAGAAGCATTTGGCGAGTTCTGGAATGGAAGACAGGCAGGCTCAGATCTCGGAGAACTCCACCAATAAGAGCATGGACACTGAGAGCTTGGTGCTCAACATTGGCTctgtgaagaagaagaaacgcAGGAGGAAGAAGCACCGAGCAGATCAGAGGAAAGAGGACCAGACCCCAGTGCCTGGAAATGAGGAGATCTTTGAAATGGATCTCAGTTCTGATGAAGAACAAACGCCTCATCATTCAAG GGGATCTTCCTTCACCCCAGCAAAGGATATAGACTACAAACAGCCCTTGATCCTTCACTCCCTTGATAGCTACCCATTCTCTGATGGAGACTGGTCCCCCTCTGACAG CATGGCACTATCACAGCTCTGCTCTCCAAAGAGTGACTCAGAGTTGGTGGTGAAGCCCTCGGAGAACCTCCTAAGGGCTGAATCCCATATGCAGTGGATCTGGGGCGAGTTTCCAGAATCAACTAGG GTCAGCAAGAAAGAAAAGTGTGAACCTCTGAAAACCGTCACCATCACCCCGTCCGAAAACACACATTTCCGTGTAATCCTCAGCTCGGACGCCATGGGCGAGGAGGGGGAGCAGCAGCAAGCTGTGGTGGATACTGTCTGTACCATAGTGAAGCCTCAGCCTATAAGCCCTGGCCCTGCAGCTGTGGTCAGTGTGACTGCCTCCCTCCAGGAAAACTCTTCTGGCTCTTCTGCAGCAGTAGTAGAGCAGGTTGGGGACCTGGCAGACATTGTTACTGAAATTAAACCATTCTCAAAGTCGGACTCCCCCTCTAAAAAGAAAG GTGTTCGTAAGAGGAGTCAGCACCAGGGACCGGAAGACATCTACTTAGACGATCTAAATGTATTGGAGCCTGATGTTGTTGCACGTTACTTTCCTAAAAG tgagtCTGACCCGGGGTCTAAACACTGGCTGGAGTCCGAGACTCGCTCGGGCTCCCAGTCTCCTCAGTCCGTCGGGAGTGCAGCTGCGGACAGTGGGACGGAGTGCCTGTCGGATTCAGCCATCGACCTGCCCGACGTCACGCTGTCCCTCTGTGGAGGGCTCAGTGAAAACTCAGAAATTTCAAAAG AAAAGTTCATGGAGCATATTATCACGTACTACGAATTTGCGGAAAATCCCGGAATTATAGACAATCCCAATTTGGTAGTACGAATTGCAAACAG ATATTACAACTGGACATTAGCTGCCCCCATGATACTCAGTTTGCAGGCTTTTCAGAAGAACTTGCCAAAG ACTACAGAAGAGGCCTGGGTCAAAGAGAAGATGCCAAAGAAATCTGGACGGTGGTGGTTTTGGCGCAAAAGGGCGGACAGCACTGTCAAACAG TCAGAGGCTAAACTGGAGACTCCAGAGTCACAGAGTGGGATTACCCCATCACTCACCCAGGAAAACCCCAGTCAGAG GTCAAAGAGGGAGGACTCCTCCAGTGATGAGGAATCGAAGGAGATTAAAAATGCATCCCTGAAGGATATGGGGCAGCCTGAGAGCCTTGGCCAAGCAAATACTACCTCTTACAAGAAGTCACTCCGACTATCTTCTGATCAGATT gcaaGCTTGAAGTTGAAAGAAGGCCCAAATGACGTTGTGTTCAGTATCACAACTCAATATCAGGGTACATGCCGCTGTGAAGGAACTATCTATCTCTGGAACTGGGACGACAAAGTCATCATTTCTGACATTGATGGAACAATTACAAA GTCGGACGCTCTGGGACAGATTCTTCCGCAGCTTGGTAAAGACTGGACACATCAAGGGATTGCTAAACTGTATCACTCAGTGCATGA GAATGGATACAAGTTTTTGTACTGCTCTGCCCGGGCCATCGGGATGGCAGACATGACTAGAGGATACCTGCACTGGGTCAATGACCGCGGGACCATCCTTCCCAGGGGGCCTCTCATGTTGTCTCCTAGTAGCCTGTTCTCAGCGTTTCATAG AGAGGTTATCGAGAAGAAGCCAGAAAAGTTTAAGATTGAATGTCTTACCGATATCAAGAATTTATTCCATCCTAATAAACAGCCATTTTATGCTGCCTTTGGAAACCGACCAAAT GATGTGTTTGCCTATAAGCAAGTTGGTGTCCCTGTCTGCAGAATATTTACAGTAAACCCAAAAGGAGAACTTATACAAGAACAAACCAAAGGAAACAAGTCCTC GTACAGCAGGTTGAGCGAGCTGGTAGAACACGTTTTCCCTCTGTTAAATAAGGAGCAGAGTTCTGCATTTACCTTTCCCGAGTTCAGTTCGTTCTGCTTCTGGAGACAACCCATTGCAGAGATCAATGTTGAGGACCTGGTCTGA
- the lpin2 gene encoding phosphatidate phosphatase LPIN2 isoform X1, which yields MDLSFSPELEDTSPSNVTWTLIETMNYVGQLAGQVLVTVKELYKGINQATLSGCIDVVVVQQRDGSYQCSPFHVRFGKLGVLRSKEKVIDIEINGEPAELHMKLGDNGEAFFVQETEKKNEIVPAHLATSPIPTEEQMFWNLEKHLASSGMEDRQAQISENSTNKSMDTESLVLNIGSVKKKKRRRKKHRADQRKEDQTPVPGNEEIFEMDLSSDEEQTPHHSRGSSFTPAKDIDYKQPLILHSLDSYPFSDGDWSPSDSMALSQLCSPKSDSELVVKPSENLLRAESHMQWIWGEFPESTRVSKKEKCEPLKTVTITPSENTHFRVILSSDAMGEEGEQQQAVVDTVCTIVKPQPISPGPAAVVSVTASLQENSSGSSAAVVEQVGDLADIVTEIKPFSKSDSPSKKKGVRKRSQHQGPEDIYLDDLNVLEPDVVARYFPKSESDPGSKHWLESETRSGSQSPQSVGSAAADSGTECLSDSAIDLPDVTLSLCGGLSENSEISKEKFMEHIITYYEFAENPGIIDNPNLVVRIANRYYNWTLAAPMILSLQAFQKNLPKTTEEAWVKEKMPKKSGRWWFWRKRADSTVKQSEAKLETPESQSGITPSLTQENPSQRSKREDSSSDEESKEIKNASLKDMGQPESLGQANTTSYKKSLRLSSDQIASLKLKEGPNDVVFSITTQYQGTCRCEGTIYLWNWDDKVIISDIDGTITKSDALGQILPQLGKDWTHQGIAKLYHSVHENGYKFLYCSARAIGMADMTRGYLHWVNDRGTILPRGPLMLSPSSLFSAFHREVIEKKPEKFKIECLTDIKNLFHPNKQPFYAAFGNRPNDVFAYKQVGVPVCRIFTVNPKGELIQEQTKGNKSSYSRLSELVEHVFPLLNKEQSSAFTFPEFSSFCFWRQPIAEINVEDLV from the exons ATTGAGACCATGAACTACGTGGGTCAGCTGGCTGGCCAAGTGTTGGTGACGGTGAAGGAGCTGTACAAAGGCATCAACCAGGCCACCCTGTCCGGCTGCATTGACGTTGTCGTCGTCCAACAGAGAGATGGCTCTTACCAGTGCTCCCCTTTTCATGTGCGTTTTGGAAAGCTGGGGGTCCTGCGCTCCAAGGAGAAAGTG ATTGACATAGAGATTAATGGCGAACCTGCTGAGCTTCACATGAAACTGGGTGACAATGGAGAGGCATTCTTCGTACAAGAAacggaaaagaaaaat GAGATTGTTCCAGCTCACCTGGCGACCTCCCCAATCCCAACTGAGGAGCAGATGTTCTGGAACCTAGAGAAGCATTTGGCGAGTTCTGGAATGGAAGACAGGCAGGCTCAGATCTCGGAGAACTCCACCAATAAGAGCATGGACACTGAGAGCTTGGTGCTCAACATTGGCTctgtgaagaagaagaaacgcAGGAGGAAGAAGCACCGAGCAGATCAGAGGAAAGAGGACCAGACCCCAGTGCCTGGAAATGAGGAGATCTTTGAAATGGATCTCAGTTCTGATGAAGAACAAACGCCTCATCATTCAAG GGGATCTTCCTTCACCCCAGCAAAGGATATAGACTACAAACAGCCCTTGATCCTTCACTCCCTTGATAGCTACCCATTCTCTGATGGAGACTGGTCCCCCTCTGACAG CATGGCACTATCACAGCTCTGCTCTCCAAAGAGTGACTCAGAGTTGGTGGTGAAGCCCTCGGAGAACCTCCTAAGGGCTGAATCCCATATGCAGTGGATCTGGGGCGAGTTTCCAGAATCAACTAGG GTCAGCAAGAAAGAAAAGTGTGAACCTCTGAAAACCGTCACCATCACCCCGTCCGAAAACACACATTTCCGTGTAATCCTCAGCTCGGACGCCATGGGCGAGGAGGGGGAGCAGCAGCAAGCTGTGGTGGATACTGTCTGTACCATAGTGAAGCCTCAGCCTATAAGCCCTGGCCCTGCAGCTGTGGTCAGTGTGACTGCCTCCCTCCAGGAAAACTCTTCTGGCTCTTCTGCAGCAGTAGTAGAGCAGGTTGGGGACCTGGCAGACATTGTTACTGAAATTAAACCATTCTCAAAGTCGGACTCCCCCTCTAAAAAGAAAG GTGTTCGTAAGAGGAGTCAGCACCAGGGACCGGAAGACATCTACTTAGACGATCTAAATGTATTGGAGCCTGATGTTGTTGCACGTTACTTTCCTAAAAG tgagtCTGACCCGGGGTCTAAACACTGGCTGGAGTCCGAGACTCGCTCGGGCTCCCAGTCTCCTCAGTCCGTCGGGAGTGCAGCTGCGGACAGTGGGACGGAGTGCCTGTCGGATTCAGCCATCGACCTGCCCGACGTCACGCTGTCCCTCTGTGGAGGGCTCAGTGAAAACTCAGAAATTTCAAAAG AAAAGTTCATGGAGCATATTATCACGTACTACGAATTTGCGGAAAATCCCGGAATTATAGACAATCCCAATTTGGTAGTACGAATTGCAAACAG ATATTACAACTGGACATTAGCTGCCCCCATGATACTCAGTTTGCAGGCTTTTCAGAAGAACTTGCCAAAG ACTACAGAAGAGGCCTGGGTCAAAGAGAAGATGCCAAAGAAATCTGGACGGTGGTGGTTTTGGCGCAAAAGGGCGGACAGCACTGTCAAACAG TCAGAGGCTAAACTGGAGACTCCAGAGTCACAGAGTGGGATTACCCCATCACTCACCCAGGAAAACCCCAGTCAGAG GTCAAAGAGGGAGGACTCCTCCAGTGATGAGGAATCGAAGGAGATTAAAAATGCATCCCTGAAGGATATGGGGCAGCCTGAGAGCCTTGGCCAAGCAAATACTACCTCTTACAAGAAGTCACTCCGACTATCTTCTGATCAGATT gcaaGCTTGAAGTTGAAAGAAGGCCCAAATGACGTTGTGTTCAGTATCACAACTCAATATCAGGGTACATGCCGCTGTGAAGGAACTATCTATCTCTGGAACTGGGACGACAAAGTCATCATTTCTGACATTGATGGAACAATTACAAA GTCGGACGCTCTGGGACAGATTCTTCCGCAGCTTGGTAAAGACTGGACACATCAAGGGATTGCTAAACTGTATCACTCAGTGCATGA GAATGGATACAAGTTTTTGTACTGCTCTGCCCGGGCCATCGGGATGGCAGACATGACTAGAGGATACCTGCACTGGGTCAATGACCGCGGGACCATCCTTCCCAGGGGGCCTCTCATGTTGTCTCCTAGTAGCCTGTTCTCAGCGTTTCATAG AGAGGTTATCGAGAAGAAGCCAGAAAAGTTTAAGATTGAATGTCTTACCGATATCAAGAATTTATTCCATCCTAATAAACAGCCATTTTATGCTGCCTTTGGAAACCGACCAAAT GATGTGTTTGCCTATAAGCAAGTTGGTGTCCCTGTCTGCAGAATATTTACAGTAAACCCAAAAGGAGAACTTATACAAGAACAAACCAAAGGAAACAAGTCCTC GTACAGCAGGTTGAGCGAGCTGGTAGAACACGTTTTCCCTCTGTTAAATAAGGAGCAGAGTTCTGCATTTACCTTTCCCGAGTTCAGTTCGTTCTGCTTCTGGAGACAACCCATTGCAGAGATCAATGTTGAGGACCTGGTCTGA